One genomic window of Tepidamorphus gemmatus includes the following:
- a CDS encoding porin: MNKMRNIFLGSAAAFLAAATGAQAADMMTDVKAPREPVYRCDITGFIELPGTDICFKVGGYARLVVAGAEDQWQNLDPSSGFYLVRAIVPDGHSTDDSFIMYGQGRVNFDARTSTEYGTVRAFVELQATDNDTRSGGSAILRHAFVQFGNWTFGKTWSTFLHLDSSATTTDPYVIVGDNFMRRNQIRYTQSFGSGWSVSVAIEDQNYNFPTATTAAGVWLPFFAPAANDRNEGPDVVANIRVQGDWGNAQLSGAIHNNQFRDAGWTDSEIGWAALFGLVINTPTIGEGDFFSFKAIYTDGASQYNQDLIGTNNVVWGDCTPFLVGFTDCILDTVQSWSLLANFTHNWTPTFASTIGGGYGRVEFPKTAFAPFQPLSGFAVDTKVDLWQVYLDFAWTPVPRTTFQFDITYGNIDFNGSRLGVNLTPFPAVIAQDDGAFSAAFQVTRSF; the protein is encoded by the coding sequence ATGAACAAGATGAGAAACATCTTCCTCGGCTCCGCTGCAGCGTTCCTCGCTGCCGCGACGGGGGCCCAGGCCGCCGACATGATGACGGACGTCAAGGCTCCCCGGGAGCCGGTGTACCGGTGTGACATCACCGGCTTCATCGAGCTGCCGGGTACCGACATCTGCTTCAAGGTCGGCGGTTATGCACGACTGGTTGTTGCTGGTGCTGAGGACCAGTGGCAGAACCTCGATCCGTCCAGCGGATTCTATCTCGTTCGCGCCATCGTGCCGGACGGACACTCCACTGATGACTCGTTCATCATGTACGGCCAGGGCCGCGTGAACTTCGACGCGCGCACCTCGACCGAGTATGGCACCGTCCGCGCCTTCGTCGAACTGCAGGCGACCGACAATGACACCCGTTCGGGTGGCAGTGCGATTCTGCGTCATGCCTTCGTCCAGTTCGGCAACTGGACCTTCGGCAAGACCTGGTCGACCTTCCTGCACCTCGACTCGTCGGCCACCACGACCGACCCGTACGTGATCGTCGGCGACAACTTCATGCGCCGCAACCAGATCCGCTACACCCAGTCGTTCGGCTCGGGCTGGTCGGTCTCGGTCGCCATCGAAGACCAGAACTACAACTTCCCGACCGCGACGACCGCCGCTGGCGTGTGGCTGCCGTTCTTCGCTCCGGCCGCCAACGATCGCAACGAGGGGCCGGATGTCGTCGCCAACATCCGCGTCCAGGGCGACTGGGGTAATGCCCAGCTGTCCGGTGCGATCCACAACAACCAGTTCCGTGATGCGGGCTGGACCGATTCGGAGATCGGCTGGGCGGCCCTGTTCGGCCTCGTCATCAACACTCCGACGATCGGCGAGGGCGACTTCTTCTCGTTCAAGGCGATCTACACGGATGGCGCGAGCCAGTACAACCAGGATCTGATCGGCACCAACAACGTCGTGTGGGGTGACTGCACGCCGTTCCTGGTGGGATTCACCGATTGCATCCTCGACACCGTGCAGAGCTGGTCGCTGCTGGCCAACTTCACGCACAACTGGACGCCGACCTTCGCCTCGACGATCGGTGGTGGCTATGGCCGCGTCGAGTTCCCGAAGACGGCCTTCGCTCCGTTCCAGCCCCTGTCGGGCTTCGCGGTCGATACCAAGGTCGATCTGTGGCAGGTGTACCTCGACTTCGCGTGGACCCCGGTTCCCCGGACCACGTTCCAGTTCGACATCACCTACGGCAACATCGACTTCAACGGCAGCCGCCTGGGTGTCAACCTGACCCCGTTCCCGGCGGTGATCGCGCAGGACGACGGCGCCTTCTCGGCCGCCTTCCAGGTCACCCGCTCCTTCTGA
- a CDS encoding alpha/beta fold hydrolase, which produces MAAAEPDAPVADVVAWRDITVSARDGLLLHARDYGPTGSDRLPVVCLPGLTRTCRDFHELAVHLSSATGRPRRVVTMDFRGRGASGWDRDWRRYAPLVEMEDVLDLLVAARIDRACFVGTSRGGIVAMLLGAARPTAIAAVVLNDVGPEIDGRGLLRIKNMLAATGAPRSWEDAVVGLRAAHAAHFPGIDAEGWEAFARKTYDDRNGRPVRAFDPKLTRTLEAIDYSQPLPTMWPQFDSLAHVPVMVVRGANSDILSRETVTRMQERRADLDVLEVADAGHAPMLVEPHILSRIAAFVAAADGRKT; this is translated from the coding sequence ATGGCCGCAGCCGAACCGGATGCCCCCGTCGCGGACGTGGTGGCCTGGCGCGACATCACGGTCAGCGCGCGCGACGGATTGCTACTGCACGCCCGCGATTACGGCCCGACCGGGAGCGATCGCCTGCCGGTCGTCTGCCTCCCCGGTCTCACCCGCACCTGCCGCGATTTCCACGAACTCGCCGTCCATCTGTCCAGCGCCACGGGGCGACCGCGCCGCGTCGTGACGATGGACTTCCGCGGCCGCGGCGCCTCGGGCTGGGACCGCGACTGGCGCCGCTACGCCCCGCTCGTCGAAATGGAGGATGTGCTCGACCTGCTCGTCGCGGCCCGGATCGATCGCGCCTGCTTCGTCGGCACATCCCGCGGCGGCATCGTCGCGATGCTGCTCGGCGCGGCGCGGCCGACCGCGATCGCAGCCGTCGTTCTGAACGATGTGGGGCCGGAGATCGATGGGCGCGGCCTGTTGCGGATCAAGAACATGCTGGCGGCGACGGGCGCGCCCCGCAGCTGGGAGGACGCGGTCGTCGGGTTGCGCGCGGCCCATGCAGCGCATTTTCCCGGCATCGACGCGGAAGGTTGGGAGGCGTTCGCCCGCAAGACCTATGATGATCGCAACGGACGCCCGGTCCGGGCGTTCGACCCCAAGCTGACCAGGACGCTCGAGGCGATCGACTACAGCCAGCCGCTGCCGACCATGTGGCCGCAGTTCGACAGCCTTGCCCACGTGCCGGTCATGGTGGTGCGCGGCGCAAACTCGGATATCCTCTCGCGCGAAACGGTGACGCGCATGCAGGAGCGGCGGGCCGATCTGGACGTGCTCGAGGTGGCGGATGCTGGCCATGCGCCAATGCTCGTCGAGCCGCACATCCTGTCCCGCATCGCCGCCTTCGTCGCCGCAGCCGACGGCCGCAAGACCTGA
- a CDS encoding uracil-DNA glycosylase: MIAAVRTSGQPCAPTARGGSEPPSDCGICPRLVAFRDRNRLTFPGYFNAPVPSFGPADARLLIVGLAPGLNGANRTGRPFTGDYAGDLLFATLAAYGFARGDYAADPHDGLTLVDCRITNAVRCVPPENKPTGTETRSCRRFLAATLAAMPRLRAIVALGRIAHDSVVAALGGSRANVPFAHGAHHAISDLRLYDSYHCSRYNTNTGRLTPEMFRAVFADVSAWLSERGDD; this comes from the coding sequence CTGATCGCAGCGGTGCGGACATCGGGACAGCCTTGTGCTCCTACGGCTCGGGGTGGCAGCGAGCCACCATCCGATTGCGGCATCTGTCCCCGTCTCGTCGCCTTTCGTGATCGGAACAGGCTGACTTTTCCGGGCTATTTCAATGCTCCCGTGCCGTCCTTTGGCCCTGCCGATGCGCGTCTGCTGATCGTCGGCCTCGCGCCAGGGCTGAACGGAGCCAACCGAACCGGACGGCCGTTCACCGGCGACTATGCGGGCGACCTGCTATTCGCCACCCTGGCCGCGTACGGCTTCGCGCGCGGCGACTATGCGGCCGATCCGCATGACGGGCTGACCCTTGTCGACTGCCGGATCACCAACGCCGTGCGTTGCGTACCGCCGGAGAACAAGCCAACCGGTACGGAGACGCGCTCGTGCCGCAGGTTCCTCGCCGCCACGCTGGCGGCCATGCCACGGCTGCGGGCCATCGTCGCGCTCGGCCGAATCGCACATGACAGCGTGGTGGCCGCGCTCGGTGGCAGCCGTGCTAACGTGCCGTTCGCCCACGGGGCTCATCATGCAATCAGCGATCTGCGACTCTACGACAGCTACCACTGTTCACGCTACAACACGAACACCGGGCGGTTGACGCCAGAGATGTTCCGCGCGGTGTTTGCAGACGTGTCGGCATGGCTGAGCGAGCGGGGCGATGATTAA
- a CDS encoding porin, with the protein MKMIRAFLLGSTAVVAATASASAADMMMDVKAPREPVYRCDITGFIELPGTDICFKIGGLASLVVAGAEDQWDLLNVAAAYGIVPDGHTLDDTFFMYGYGRVNFDARTSTEYGTVRAFVELQAYDNDTRSGGPFELRHAFVQFGNWTFGKTWSTFLHLDSSPVYSDAFTVTGDNYIRRNQIRYTQSFGSGWSISVALEDQNYDAPSDITATGVWAPFFYPGLALPAAVNDRNEFPDVVGALHVEGEWGSAQLSGAWHNNQFTDFGWNDSESGWAVLFGTLINTPTIGEGDYLTFKAIYTDGATQYNEDNFLGATNVVWGDCTPFLVTFTDCIVDSVTTWSVLGSFTHNWSPTVATTFGAGYQNVKAPLTRLNVFAPGLASDFEMDTYEIFGNISWTPVPNTTFLLDVHYGHVDFNGAGTAFGAFNPFVTNPFAKDDEGAFAIALDVTRTF; encoded by the coding sequence ATGAAGATGATCAGAGCTTTCCTGCTCGGTTCGACCGCCGTCGTGGCGGCAACTGCGTCGGCATCTGCGGCCGACATGATGATGGACGTCAAGGCCCCGCGAGAGCCCGTCTATCGCTGCGACATCACCGGCTTCATCGAGCTGCCGGGGACCGACATCTGCTTCAAGATCGGCGGTCTGGCCTCGCTGGTGGTGGCCGGCGCCGAGGACCAGTGGGACCTGCTCAATGTCGCCGCGGCCTACGGCATCGTGCCGGACGGGCATACATTGGACGACACCTTCTTCATGTATGGCTACGGTCGCGTGAACTTCGACGCGCGCACCTCGACCGAGTACGGCACCGTCAGGGCCTTCGTCGAGCTGCAGGCCTATGACAACGACACCCGCTCGGGCGGCCCCTTCGAGCTTCGGCACGCCTTCGTGCAGTTCGGCAACTGGACCTTCGGCAAGACCTGGTCGACGTTCCTGCACCTCGACTCGAGCCCGGTCTACTCGGACGCCTTCACGGTCACCGGCGACAACTACATTCGCCGCAACCAGATCCGCTATACCCAGTCGTTCGGGTCGGGCTGGTCGATCTCGGTCGCCCTCGAAGACCAGAACTACGACGCCCCGTCCGACATCACCGCGACGGGCGTGTGGGCGCCGTTCTTCTATCCCGGCCTTGCGCTGCCGGCCGCCGTCAACGACCGCAACGAGTTCCCGGATGTCGTCGGTGCGCTCCACGTCGAGGGCGAATGGGGCAGTGCCCAGCTGTCCGGTGCCTGGCACAACAACCAGTTCACGGATTTCGGCTGGAATGACAGCGAGTCGGGCTGGGCGGTGCTGTTCGGTACGCTGATCAACACCCCGACGATCGGGGAAGGCGACTACCTGACCTTCAAGGCGATCTACACCGACGGTGCGACCCAGTACAACGAGGACAACTTCCTCGGCGCCACCAATGTCGTGTGGGGCGACTGCACGCCGTTCCTGGTCACCTTCACCGACTGCATCGTCGATTCGGTGACGACTTGGTCGGTGCTCGGCTCGTTCACCCACAACTGGTCGCCGACGGTCGCCACGACCTTCGGTGCCGGCTACCAGAACGTCAAGGCGCCGCTGACCCGGCTCAACGTCTTTGCGCCGGGGCTCGCCTCCGATTTCGAGATGGATACCTACGAGATCTTCGGCAACATCTCCTGGACGCCGGTGCCCAACACCACGTTCCTGCTCGACGTCCATTACGGCCATGTCGACTTCAACGGCGCTGGCACGGCCTTCGGCGCGTTCAACCCGTTCGTCACGAACCCCTTCGCCAAGGACGACGAGGGCGCCTTCGCGATAGCCCTGGACGTCACGCGGACCTTCTGA
- the rpoZ gene encoding DNA-directed RNA polymerase subunit omega: MARVTVEDCIDKVENRFELVLLSAHRSRMISNGAPLTVDRDNDKNPVVALREIAEETISPEDLKEELIHSLQKFVEVDEPEADTVPMIAVSGDSEDDSDVQFDRMSEEDLLKGLEGLTPPDDRE, translated from the coding sequence ATGGCGCGCGTGACGGTAGAAGATTGCATCGACAAGGTCGAGAACCGGTTCGAGCTGGTGCTGCTGTCGGCACACCGCTCCCGGATGATCTCAAATGGCGCTCCGTTGACCGTCGATCGGGACAACGACAAGAATCCGGTGGTTGCGCTGCGCGAGATCGCTGAGGAGACCATTTCGCCGGAAGACCTGAAGGAAGAACTCATACATTCGCTCCAGAAGTTCGTCGAGGTCGACGAGCCCGAAGCTGATACCGTGCCGATGATCGCGGTCAGCGGCGACAGCGAGGACGATTCCGATGTGCAGTTCGACCGCATGTCGGAGGAGGATCTGCTGAAGGGGCTCGAAGGGCTGACCCCCCCCGACGATCGGGAGTGA
- the dapA gene encoding 4-hydroxy-tetrahydrodipicolinate synthase, with translation MFKGSITALITPFSNGAVDEKAYQDFVDWQIREGTDGLVPVGTTGESPTLTHDEHKRVVELCVEAAAGRVPVIAGAGSNNTAEAIDFSRHAKAVGADAVLIVMPYYNKPTQEGLYQHFKAIHDAADLPIIIYNIPGRSVVDMSVETMARLARDLPNIVGVKDATANLARVSLQRAACGKDFIQLSGEDPTALAFNAHGGVGCISVTSNVAPRLCAEFQKACADGDFRLALDYQDRLMPLHRALFLETSPSPVKYAVSLLGRCEPKVRLPLVECSEPVKREVRAAMIHAGLLNA, from the coding sequence ATGTTCAAGGGCTCGATCACCGCTTTGATTACGCCGTTCTCGAACGGGGCGGTGGACGAGAAAGCCTATCAGGACTTCGTCGACTGGCAGATCCGCGAGGGCACCGACGGGCTCGTGCCGGTCGGCACCACCGGCGAATCCCCGACCCTGACCCATGATGAGCACAAGCGCGTCGTCGAGCTGTGCGTCGAGGCGGCGGCCGGTCGCGTCCCGGTCATTGCCGGTGCAGGGTCCAACAATACCGCCGAGGCGATCGATTTCAGTCGCCACGCCAAGGCTGTGGGCGCCGATGCCGTGCTGATCGTGATGCCCTATTACAACAAGCCGACACAGGAAGGGCTATACCAGCATTTCAAGGCGATCCACGACGCCGCTGACCTGCCGATCATCATCTACAACATCCCCGGCCGCAGCGTCGTCGACATGAGCGTCGAGACGATGGCGCGTCTCGCCCGCGATCTGCCCAATATCGTCGGCGTGAAGGATGCGACCGCGAATCTCGCCCGGGTCAGCCTGCAGCGCGCTGCCTGCGGCAAGGATTTCATCCAGCTGTCCGGCGAGGATCCGACCGCTCTGGCTTTCAACGCGCATGGCGGCGTCGGTTGCATCTCGGTCACATCCAACGTGGCACCGCGCCTGTGCGCGGAGTTCCAGAAGGCCTGCGCCGACGGTGATTTCCGGCTGGCGCTTGACTACCAGGACCGGCTGATGCCGCTCCACCGGGCGCTGTTTCTCGAGACCAGCCCGTCGCCGGTGAAGTATGCCGTTTCGCTGCTCGGCCGGTGCGAACCGAAGGTCAGATTGCCGCTGGTCGAGTGCAGCGAGCCGGTTAAGCGGGAGGTCCGCGCGGCGATGATTCACGCCGGCCTGCTCAACGCCTGA
- the smpB gene encoding SsrA-binding protein SmpB, producing the protein MAPPRGSPGDRLIAENRRARFDYELLDTFEAGIQLTGTEVKSLREGRASLGESYAGEMGGDLWLFNVHIPEYGPANRFNHEPKRPRRLLLHRKEINRLIGAVQREGMTIVPLRLYFNARGLAKLQIALARGKKTYDKREAEKKRDWERDKARLMREKG; encoded by the coding sequence ATGGCGCCGCCTCGCGGATCGCCGGGCGACCGGCTCATCGCCGAGAACCGGCGCGCACGCTTCGATTACGAACTGCTCGACACGTTCGAGGCCGGAATCCAGCTGACCGGCACCGAGGTCAAATCCCTGCGCGAGGGCCGGGCAAGTCTCGGCGAGTCCTATGCCGGCGAGATGGGCGGCGACCTGTGGCTGTTCAATGTCCACATTCCTGAATACGGCCCCGCCAACCGGTTCAATCATGAACCGAAGCGGCCGCGCCGCCTGCTGCTGCACCGAAAGGAGATCAACCGTCTGATCGGAGCGGTGCAGCGCGAGGGGATGACCATCGTGCCCCTGCGGCTCTACTTCAATGCCCGCGGACTGGCTAAGCTGCAGATCGCGCTCGCGCGCGGCAAGAAGACCTACGACAAGCGGGAAGCGGAGAAGAAGCGGGACTGGGAGCGCGACAAGGCGCGCCTAATGCGCGAGAAGGGCTGA
- a CDS encoding OmpA family protein, translating to MGAGSRHPARLALFACVIALTDHSGAVAQSTDAGSTGIVRSPDGFRDESADAAPRIVIRRMPAAIEIRGGLADEALRIELMSAVRAVFPDLSVTTVAEAAAAPADRALLRDAVTAIRLMRFLAVGEAAIHTDEIRMRGAAFHAAARTALAEAAAAAGVPVSAEDVGVGHAGASRPAAACEAEVAALVRQRPIEFEPGRATLSGKARDVVDQVVYALSACPDAPVAVAGHTDSDGTDEANHRLSLARAQTVIDMMVANGLPAERFTALGYGESRPLASNATERGKAINRRIEFMLRD from the coding sequence GTGGGTGCAGGATCCCGGCACCCCGCGCGTCTTGCCCTGTTCGCATGCGTCATCGCCCTGACCGACCATTCCGGTGCCGTCGCCCAGTCAACGGATGCAGGTTCGACGGGTATCGTCCGGTCGCCAGATGGCTTCCGGGACGAGAGCGCCGACGCCGCGCCGCGCATCGTCATCAGGCGTATGCCCGCGGCGATCGAGATTCGCGGCGGCCTTGCTGACGAGGCGCTGCGGATCGAGCTGATGTCCGCGGTACGCGCCGTTTTCCCCGACCTTTCGGTGACCACGGTCGCCGAGGCAGCAGCAGCTCCTGCCGACCGTGCCTTGCTGCGCGACGCTGTGACGGCGATTCGGCTGATGCGGTTCCTCGCCGTCGGCGAAGCCGCCATCCACACGGACGAGATCAGAATGCGTGGCGCTGCCTTCCACGCCGCAGCCCGGACGGCCCTTGCCGAGGCGGCGGCCGCCGCCGGCGTCCCGGTGTCTGCCGAGGATGTCGGCGTCGGCCATGCCGGAGCGTCACGTCCGGCCGCCGCCTGCGAGGCGGAGGTTGCGGCGCTCGTCCGGCAAAGGCCGATCGAATTCGAGCCGGGACGCGCCACATTGTCGGGTAAGGCGCGCGACGTCGTCGATCAGGTCGTCTATGCGTTGTCGGCCTGCCCGGATGCTCCGGTCGCGGTTGCGGGGCACACCGATTCGGATGGAACTGACGAGGCCAATCATCGGCTCAGCCTCGCCAGGGCGCAGACGGTCATCGACATGATGGTGGCGAATGGTCTCCCCGCCGAACGGTTCACCGCGCTCGGTTATGGTGAGAGCCGGCCGCTTGCCTCGAACGCGACGGAGCGCGGCAAGGCGATCAACCGCCGCATCGAGTTCATGCTGCGCGATTGA
- a CDS encoding NYN domain-containing protein yields MKFYSHERIALFIDGANLYATARALGFDIDYKRLLEVFEAEGYLLRAYYYTALAEDQEYSSIRPLIDWLDYNGYTVVTKPMKEFFDATGRRKMKGNMDIELAIDAMEMAERIDHFVLFSGDGDFRSLVEALQRKGKRVSVVSTITSQPPMIADELRRQADVFIDLQSLGSRIGRDPSERAERAARREQMAAQRNHRPGPVAAEEYEELDDDYVEN; encoded by the coding sequence ATGAAGTTCTATTCTCACGAGCGAATCGCTCTGTTCATTGACGGCGCCAATCTATATGCGACAGCGCGAGCCCTCGGATTTGATATAGACTATAAGCGACTTCTTGAAGTTTTCGAGGCGGAAGGTTATCTTCTGCGCGCGTATTACTATACAGCTCTGGCAGAGGATCAGGAATATTCATCTATCCGCCCGCTCATCGATTGGCTCGACTACAACGGCTACACGGTCGTTACGAAGCCGATGAAGGAATTCTTCGACGCCACCGGGCGTCGGAAAATGAAGGGCAACATGGATATCGAGCTTGCCATCGACGCCATGGAGATGGCCGAGCGGATCGACCATTTCGTGCTGTTCTCGGGCGACGGCGACTTTCGATCGCTGGTCGAGGCCCTGCAGCGCAAGGGCAAGCGGGTGAGCGTGGTCTCGACGATCACCTCGCAGCCGCCGATGATCGCCGACGAACTGCGCCGGCAGGCGGATGTGTTCATCGACCTGCAGAGCCTGGGATCACGGATTGGGCGCGATCCGAGCGAACGCGCGGAGCGCGCAGCACGCCGCGAGCAGATGGCTGCGCAGCGCAACCACCGTCCCGGGCCCGTGGCGGCAGAAGAATACGAGGAGCTCGACGACGACTACGTCGAGAACTGA
- a CDS encoding transglycosylase SLT domain-containing protein, with translation MPIIRLLALSTAIAPLLLSLSLPAAAFVLAKPEGEALATTAAARKSSAQRPVPLPPHRPAELAAANAVSADGETVADAGTGAAGRGIEQADTAQAAALAEGLPLPRPRPADAPSPNRVVGAGPIKVVDQPTAAATKEALNHIAAKRFDQALEIQKRLPDPAAVKLVEFYYVRDAALHAPYPRIAAFLAENHDWPNRDLIQRRFEVALLAQRAPTEAILAVFADHSPTTTAGSIALASALASVGETARANELARTLWRREQMTEGEERLVAERFGDALTRDDHKARMDRLLDKGETSGALRAARRLGGDELKLAEARIAVIRRSRSAGTLLDQVPQALRQDPGYILSKAQWYRRLGRYSEAARIIATARIDPQKVAGRDEWSLERRIIARELIELGDPAGAYAIVSQHGAESAVDRLDSEWLAGWIALRFLHDPDRADKHFSALTEIATTPISLARAQYWLGRSAEARGASDAALRHYLEAGRHSTTYYGQLALARIGHASIPELRKPLIADTAHRIVARRDSMRAMRLLAQIGMEDDAARFMISMAQEAQDAVTAIGVAETAYRMGLTSATVWIGKAAHQAGYPTEIYAFATGGIPAYADLGPGVETAVVNAIARQESVFNPAAISPAGARGLMQLMPATAQTTARRYGQPYDVKWLTSDPTYNAAVGAAHLGDLTSDFGTAYALVFAAYNAGAARVVDWIKRFGDPRKGDIDPVDWVELIPFSETRNYVQRVLEGVQVYRARLGGTNQLLIAQDLRIPIDMQTSIATATDGPGSADSGVPGVFSSFGGPELTTGSSTVPASALGFGGAR, from the coding sequence ATGCCGATCATTCGCCTCCTCGCCCTCAGCACGGCCATTGCGCCCCTTCTGCTGAGCCTGTCATTGCCGGCAGCAGCCTTTGTCCTTGCCAAGCCCGAGGGCGAGGCGCTCGCGACGACCGCCGCGGCGCGCAAGTCGTCGGCACAGCGGCCCGTACCGCTTCCTCCGCACCGGCCGGCCGAGCTGGCCGCCGCCAATGCGGTGTCCGCCGATGGCGAGACAGTGGCCGATGCCGGGACCGGGGCGGCCGGTCGGGGCATCGAACAGGCTGATACAGCACAGGCTGCCGCCCTCGCCGAGGGCTTGCCGTTGCCGCGGCCTCGGCCGGCGGATGCCCCATCGCCGAATCGGGTCGTCGGCGCGGGTCCAATCAAGGTGGTGGACCAGCCGACGGCGGCCGCGACCAAGGAGGCTCTCAACCACATCGCCGCCAAGCGCTTCGACCAGGCGCTGGAGATCCAAAAGCGCCTGCCGGACCCGGCGGCGGTCAAGCTCGTCGAGTTCTATTATGTCCGCGACGCGGCCCTGCACGCGCCCTACCCAAGGATCGCCGCCTTCCTCGCCGAAAATCACGACTGGCCGAACCGGGATCTGATCCAGCGACGCTTCGAGGTCGCGCTTCTCGCCCAGCGCGCGCCGACCGAGGCCATCCTCGCGGTCTTCGCCGATCATTCCCCGACGACGACTGCCGGCAGCATCGCTCTTGCAAGCGCGCTGGCATCGGTCGGCGAGACGGCGCGCGCCAACGAGCTTGCCCGCACGCTCTGGCGCCGGGAGCAGATGACAGAGGGCGAGGAGCGCCTCGTCGCCGAGCGTTTCGGCGATGCCCTGACACGCGACGATCACAAGGCGCGCATGGACCGTCTGCTCGACAAGGGCGAGACGAGCGGCGCGCTGCGTGCCGCCCGAAGGCTCGGCGGCGACGAGCTGAAGCTCGCCGAGGCGCGCATCGCCGTCATCCGGCGCTCCAGGTCGGCCGGCACCCTGCTCGACCAGGTGCCACAGGCTCTGCGTCAGGATCCCGGCTACATCCTGTCGAAGGCGCAATGGTACCGGCGGCTCGGCCGATACAGCGAAGCCGCAAGGATCATCGCGACTGCCCGGATCGACCCGCAGAAGGTGGCGGGTCGCGACGAATGGTCGCTCGAGCGCAGGATCATCGCCCGCGAACTGATCGAGCTCGGCGATCCGGCTGGCGCCTACGCCATTGTCAGCCAGCATGGTGCGGAATCCGCCGTCGACCGGCTCGACTCCGAATGGCTCGCCGGCTGGATCGCGTTGCGCTTCCTTCACGACCCGGACAGAGCCGACAAGCATTTCAGCGCGCTCACCGAAATCGCAACGACGCCGATCAGCCTCGCCCGTGCGCAGTACTGGCTCGGCCGCTCCGCGGAGGCGCGCGGCGCAAGCGACGCGGCGCTCAGGCATTATCTGGAGGCCGGGCGCCACTCGACCACCTATTACGGACAGCTCGCGCTCGCCCGGATCGGCCATGCCTCGATCCCCGAGCTCCGCAAGCCACTAATCGCGGATACCGCCCACCGGATCGTCGCGCGGCGCGACAGCATGCGTGCCATGCGGTTGCTCGCGCAGATCGGGATGGAGGACGACGCCGCCCGCTTCATGATCTCCATGGCGCAGGAGGCACAGGACGCAGTGACCGCAATCGGTGTGGCAGAGACGGCCTACCGGATGGGCCTGACCTCGGCGACGGTCTGGATCGGCAAGGCGGCCCACCAAGCGGGGTATCCGACCGAGATCTACGCTTTCGCGACGGGGGGCATCCCTGCCTATGCGGACCTTGGGCCAGGTGTCGAGACGGCCGTCGTCAACGCGATCGCCAGGCAGGAGAGCGTCTTCAATCCGGCAGCCATAAGCCCGGCGGGTGCGCGTGGCCTGATGCAGCTGATGCCGGCCACCGCCCAGACAACCGCACGGCGCTACGGCCAGCCCTACGACGTGAAGTGGCTGACATCGGATCCCACCTACAACGCCGCGGTCGGCGCCGCCCATCTCGGCGACCTGACCAGCGATTTCGGAACGGCCTACGCGCTCGTCTTCGCCGCCTACAACGCCGGCGCGGCACGGGTTGTCGACTGGATCAAGCGCTTCGGCGATCCACGCAAGGGCGACATCGATCCCGTTGACTGGGTCGAACTGATTCCCTTCAGCGAGACACGGAACTACGTCCAGCGGGTGCTGGAAGGGGTTCAGGTCTACCGGGCGCGCCTCGGCGGCACCAACCAGCTGCTGATCGCCCAGGATCTGCGGATTCCGATCGACATGCAGACTTCGATCGCTACAGCGACCGACGGCCCGGGCAGCGCCGACAGTGGCGTGCCGGGGGTATTCAGCAGCTTCGGCGGACCGGAGCTGACGACGGGATCGTCCACGGTGCCGGCATCCGCCCTCGGCTTCGGCGGGGCGCGCTAG